The Deinococcus sedimenti genome includes the window TCCGTGATCGGCGCCGTCAGCCCCGCGGGCGGCGACATGTCCGAGCCCGTCACGCAGGCCACCCTGCGCATCACCGGCGCCTTCTGGCGTCTGGACGCCGGCCTCGCCCGCCGCCGCCACTTCCCCGCGATCAACTGGAACGGCTCCTACAGCCTGTTCACCCCGATCCTGGACTCCTGGTACCGCGCCAACGTCGGCGAGGACTTCCCGGAACTGCGCCAGCGCATCGGCACGATCCTCCAGGAAGAGGCCGCGCTGCAGGAAGTCGTGCAGCTCGTCGGCCCCGACGCCCTGCAGGACAACGAGCGCCTGATCATCGAGACCGGCCGCATGCTCCGCCAGGACTTCCTGCAGCAGAACGGCTTCGACCCCGTCGACGCCAGCGCCAGCATGCCCAAGAACTACGGTCTGATGCGCATGTTCCTGAAGTTCTACGACCAGGCCGACGTGGCCCTCAAGAACGGCAGCACCATCGACGACATCATCCAGAGCCCCATCATCGAGCGACTCGCCCGCGCCCGCTACACGCCCGAAGGTGACTTCGCCGCGTACACCGACAGCGTCCTCGGCGAGCTCGACAGCAGCTTCAAGGCGGTGAAAGCGTGACCCTCCTCCAGAAGGAATACAACGACGTCGCGTACATCTCCGGCCCTCTGCTGTTCGTGAATGCCGCCAGCGACCTCGCGTACGGCGCCATCGTGAACATCAAGGACGCGAGCGGTAAGCTCCGCGGCGGTCAGGTCATCTCCGTGACCGACCAGAACGCCGTCATTCAGGTGTTCGAAGAGACCCGCGGTCTGGACCTCGCGACCGCCAGCGTCAGCCTCGTCGAAGACGTGGCCCGCCTGGGCGTCAGCAAGGAAATGATCGGCCGCCGCTTCGACGGCTTGGGCCGCCCCATCGACGGGCTGCCCGCCGTGGTCGCCGAGAAGCGCCTGAGCATCAACGGCCAGCCCATGAACCCCGCCGCGCGCGCCAAGCCCGAGGAGTTCATCCAGACCGGCATCAGCACCATCGATGTGCAGACCAGCCTGATCCGCGGCCAGAAGCTGCCGATCTTCAGCGGCTCGGGCCTCCCGCACAACGAACTCGCTGCGCAGATCGCCCGCCAGGCCAAGGTGCCCGGCCACGAGGGTGACTTCGCCGTGGTGTTCGCCGCGATGGGCCTGACCCAGCGCGAAGTCAGCTTCTTCACGCAGGAATTCGAACGCACCGGCGCTCTGGCCCGCAGCGTGCTGTTCCTGAACAAGGCCGACGACCCCGCGGTCGAGCGTCTGCTGACCCCCCGCATGGCCCTGACCACCGCCGAGTACCTGGCCTTCGAGCACGGCTACCACGTGCTGGTGATCCTGACCGACCTGACGAACTACTGCGAGGCCCTCCGTGAAATCGGCGGCGCGCGCGAGGAGATCCCCGGTCGCCGCGGCTTCCCCGGCTACATGTACACCGACCTCGCCTCGCTGTACGAGCGTGCGGGCGTCGTGGACGGCAAGCCCGGCTCGGTCACCCAGGTGCCGATCCTGTCGATGCCCGACGACGACATCACCCACCCCATCCCCGACCTGACCGGCTACATCACCGAAGGTCAGATCGTGGTCGACCGCACCCTGAACTCCAAGGGCGTGTTCCCCCCGATCAACCCCCTGCCTTCGCTGTCCCGCCTGCAGGGCAACGGCATCGGCAAGGGCAAGACCCGCGCCGACCACAAGAACATCAGCGACCAGCTGTTCGCCGCGTACGCCAACGGCCTGGACCTGCGCAAACTGGTGGCCATCACCGGTGAAGACGCGCTGACCGAAACCGACAAGCTGTACCTGAAGTTCGCCAACGACTTCGAGACGTACTTCATCGGCCAGGGCGACCAGGACCGCAGCATCGAGGACAGCCTGACCGTCGCGTGGGGCATCCTGAGCAAACTCCCCCAGAGCCAGCTGACCCGCATCGGCAAGGACTCCATCGACAAGTACTACGGCACGAAGATGGACGAGATGTGGAAGGGCAGCCGCTCCACCAAGTAACCCCCTGAGGGGCTGAAGGGTGACCCCGCCGCTAGTCGGCGCGCCCTTCAACCCCCGACCATGAACGCCAGAACGTCAGGAGGTGAACACACATGGCAGAACAGATCAGCCCCACCCGCAGCGCCCTGCTGGCCAGCAAGGCCAGCCTGAAGACCGCCTCCGGCGGCGCGGACCTCCTCAAGCGCAAGCGTGACGCCCTCATCGGCGAATTCTTCGCGCTCGTCAAGGACGCGCTCGCTGCGCGCGAGCAGCTCAGCGGCGTCAGCAAGGGCGCGTACACCAGCCTCTTCAGCGCGAAAGCCTGGGACAGCCCCGAAGCCGTCGAGAGCCTCTCGCTGGCCGGCAGCGGCGACTACCAGATCGACATGCAGATCGACAACCTGTACGGCGTGAAGGTCCCGCGCATCAGCGTGCCCGAACGCGCCGCGCAGGCGAACTTCAGTCCGATCAACGTCGGCGCGCGCACCATCCAGGCCGCCACCGACTTCGGCGGCGTCCTCGAGGCGATCGTCAAGGTCGCCGCGACCGAGACGAAACTGCGCCGCATCGGCGAGGAAATCAAGAAGACCAGCCGCCGCGTCAACGCGCTCGAGCAGGTCGTGATTCCCGGCATTCAGGACGACATCCGCTTCATCCGCAGCGTGCTCGACCAGCGCGAACGCGAGGCCGGATTCACCCAGAAGAAGATCAAGGCGAAGATCGAGGCGAAAGCCAAGGCCGCCCGCGAAGCGCAGAACGCGCAGAGCCACGGCAGCGCCGCCGACTGAAGCCCCGACACAGCAACCGCCCCCCAGCCGGAGGGCGGTTTTTTGATGGCCTTGCCTGTGGTTGCGGTCAGCCCTGCTGGGGTATCGGGGCGACCGGGGTGCGGCGGCCCCACACGCTCAGGACCAGCAGCAGCGCGCCCATCCCGGCGGCCAGCGCCGCGCCCGCCGCGAAGCCCTGCGCCTCGTGCCCGGCAGGCGCGGCCAGCAGCAGCGGGCTGAGGAACTGCCCGAGGAACACGGCGCTGCTCATGCCCGCCGTCACACGGCCCCGCCACGCGGGCGGCGTCAGGTCCGCCAGCCACGCGTACAGGTTGGGGAAGATCAGCCCGCCGCCCAGGCCCGCCACGAGCAGGCCCGCCTCCACGACCGCCAGGCCCGGCGCGCGGAACACCAGCAGCCAGCCCAGCGCCACGACGACCATGCCCAGCCCCGCCAGGCGGCGCGGATCGAACCGCCCGGCGAAGCGGGAGAACACCAGTGAGGTCACGGCGGCCATCAGGGTGGAGCTGCCCAGCATCAGGCCGGTCAGACCGGGGCTGGCGTCCAGGGCGCGCAGCAGGAAGGGACCCTGGGCGGGCATCAGGTAGAACACGACCATGTACCCCAGCGCCAGCGCGTACACCAGCGTGACCGCGCCCCAGCGAGGAGCCTGCACCGGGCCGGTGAGGTCCGGCGCGACGCCGGGAATGCCGCGCGGGAGACGCAGGAGCAGCGGGAGCAGCAGCGCCGCCGCGAGGTACAGGAAGAACGGGGCGCGCCAGCCCACGGCGGCCAGCACGCCGCCCAGCGGAAGGAGGACCGCGCCGCCGAAACTGGTGAACGCCGCCTGTTGACTCAGGAAGCGGCCGCGCTCGGCGCCGCTGAACAGGTCGTTCACGAGTGCCCCGGCGGCCGTCATGGTGCCCGCCACGGCGAGGCCCAGGACGATGCGCCCCAGCAGGACCTGCCCGAGGCTCTGCGCGATCAGGCCGCTGCCGCCGCCGATCACGTACAGCGCCAGCGCCGCGAGCAGCACCGGGCGGCGGCCGTAGCGGTCGGCCAGCACACCGAACAGCGGGGCAGTGACGGCGATGACGATGCCCAGGATGGTCAGGGCCAGTTTCACGAGCAGGGCGGCGTTCGGGGTGTCCGCGAAGTGTGCCTGCATGGCGGGCAGCGCCGGGGCGATGGTCGCGCCGGACATGACCGTCAGGGCCGACAGGAGTAGCAGGGTGGCCTGCGTGACCCGGTCGGGTGGGGCCTGACCGGGCGCGGTGGGGGAGGGGGCAGGCGTGGACATGAGCCACACCATAACTTTAGAACTTAAACCGGTTTACCCGTCAGGGCACGTTTGGTGGAGTGTCCCCCGGTCAGGCCCCACCCTGCGCCTGCCGCAACCGCCACACTGCCTCCGCCGTCACCGGCAGCTCGGTCACGCGCACGCCCGCCGCCTCCCGCACCGCGTTCGCCAGCGCCGCCGCGCCCGCCGTGACCGGCGGCTCCCCCACCACCCGCGCGCCGAACGGCCCATGCTCACTGGGCCGCTGCACCAGCAGCGCCTCCAGCGGCGGCACGTCCGTACTCGTGGGGAAGGCGTACTCCAGGAAGTTCGGATTCGCCAGCGTGCCGCCCGCGTAGTCCAGACCCTCCAGCAGCCCCAGGCCCAGCGCCTGCGCGCTGCCGCCGTGAATCTGACCCTCGACCAGCAGCGGGTTCAGCGCGAAGCCCACGTCCTGCGCCGCCACCGACCGCAGCAGCGTCACCGCGCCCGTGCCGGGGTCCACCCGCGCGTGCACCAGCTGCGCGATGAATCCTGGCGCGCCTGCCTTCAGCGCCGCGCGCCCCTCGGCGACCAACGGGCCCGGCCCGCCCGGCGCGCGCTGCGCCTGCGCCGCCAGCTTCCCGATGGGAATGGCGCGGTCCGGAATACCCCGCACCAGCACCTGCCCCCCCGCGAGTTCCAGGTCGTCCCGGTGCGCCTCGAAATGCCGCGCCGCGAGGTCCAGCAGCTGGTCGCGTACCTGCGTGCTGGCATCCAGCACCGCGCCCGACAGACTGATCGTCACCTGCGACCCGCCGGAGTTCGGTGCGTACGGCCCGCTGTCCGTCGTGCCCTGCACGATCTCCACGTCGTCCGGGTGGACGCCCAGCGTCTCGGCAGCGATCAGGACCATGCTGGAATGCACGCCGCTGATATCCACGCTGCCTACGTGCAGCCGCACCGTGCCGTCCGTGTCCACGCGGCACACCGCGCCCGCCGGGGAGAACGCCCCCGGCCAGCCGCCCACCGCGAGCCCCACGCCCTCATGCTTGGGCAGGTCGTGACGCGACTGCCACAGCGGGTGCGCGCGGGCGGCCTCCAGGCAGTCGCGCAGCCCGATGTCCGGCCAGGACCGCCCGGTGCCCATCGGGTCGCCCGCCTGCACGGCGTGCCGCAGTCGCCACTCCAGCGGGTCCGCGCCCAGCTGACGGGTCAGGTCGTCCACGGCGGACTCCAGCGCGAACAGCGCCTGCGGCACGCCCGGCGCGCGGTACGCCCCGACCGGCGCGCGGTTCAGCAGCAGCTCCCGGGCCCGCACCCGCACGTTCTCGCAGCGGTACAGGCCGCCCAGCATCGTCGCGATGATCCCCCCGTGCCCGAACCTGAACGCCCCGTTCTCGATCAGCACGTCCGCGTCCAAGGCCGTCAGGGTCCCGTCCGCGTCCGCGCCGAGCCGCAGCGTCACCTGAATGGCCGGGGCGGGCATGGTCGTCAGCATGTCCTCGCTGCGGGTCAGGACCAGCCGCACCGGCTGCCGCGCGTGCAGCGCCGCCGCCGCGACCAGCGCGTCCATGATCCCGTACTTCGCGCCGAACCCCCCACCCACCGTCAGCGGCACCACGTGCACGTCCCGCTCGCGCAGCCCCAGCGCGCCCGCGACCTCGCCGCGCACCACGTACTGCCCCTGCGTGCTCGTGTACACCGTGACCTCGCCGGGCCGCGCGCCGGGCTCCGCGACCACCGCGTGCGGCTCCAGGTACCCCTGATGCACGCCCGCCACCCGGAACGTCCCGCCCGCCGTGAACGCCGCCCCGGCCAGCGCCGCGTCCACGTCCCCACGCCCGAAGGTGCGGTCCTCGTCCACGTTGCTCGGCTCGCGCGCCGCCTGCGCGCCCGCCTCGCCGCCGTGCAGTCCGGCCATGCCGCCGTCGGCCTTCGGGACGCCCTCCGGCCACACCAGCGTCCCGCCCGCCAGGGCCGCCTCGGCGTCCTCTACGGCGTCCAGCGCCTCGTAGTCCACGTCCAGCAGGGCCGCCGCGTCCGCCGCCTGCGCCTCGGTGTCCGCCAGGATCAGCGCGACCGGCTGCCCCGCGAACACCACCGTGTCCCCCGCCAGCAGCAGGCTGGGCCGCGAGTGCATGGGCTTCACGTTCAGGTCCTCGCCCAGCAGCACCGAGTGCACGCCCGGCGCGGCCAGCGCCGCTGCGCGGTCCACACCGCGAATCCGTGCGTGCGGGTACGGCGACAGCACCACGCGGGCATGCAGCAGCCCCGGCACCCGCCGGTCCGCGACGTACGGCGCGCGGCCCACGAGTTTCTCCAGACCGTCGATAATCTTGCGCGGACGACCCAGGTGGGTGCGGGCCGGGGAAGGTGGCGTGGTCATACGGACTCCGATGGAATGGTGTGCCCACACCGTTCCATCCGAGCGGATGCGAGCAGGAGCAGAACGGGTTCCGGGCGTGGAGTTGGCAACCCGGCGATGTTCCGGGTTGTGAACGAAACAGACGGAATCCGTGTCACAGGTGAAACCTCCAGAAGAAGGGGGAGAGGGGAGAGCTTGGAACTTCCGGAGTCTACGCCCGCGCTAGCATCCGGGCACATGACCCCAGACCTGCCCCTGAGCGGCGTGCGCGTCGCGGACTTCACCCGCGTCCTGACCGGCCCGCTGTGCACCATGCTCCTCGGCGACCTCGGCGCGGACGTGATCAAGGTCGAACCGCCCGGCGGGGACGACACCCGCGCCTGGGGGCCCCCCTTCCAGACCGGGCCGGACGGGGCGCGCGAGAGCAGTTACTTCCTGAGCGTGAACCGCAACAAGCGCAGCGTCACCCTGGACCTCAAGGCTGGGGAGGGGCTGGAGGCCGCCCGCCGCCTGATCGCGGGCAGCGACGTGCTCGTCGAGAACTTCCGGCCCGGCACGCTGGAGCGCCTGGGACTGGGCTGGGAGGACCTGCACGCCGCGCACCCCCGCCTGATCTACGCCAGCATCACGGGCTTCGGCCTGAGCGGCCCGTACCGTGACCGCGCCGGGTACGACGTCATCGCGCAGGGGATGGGCGGCCTCATGAGCTACAACGGCGAGGCGGGCGGCGAGCCCCTGCGGGTCGGGGTGGCGGTCGCGGACGTGTACAGCGGCGCGCTGATCACCCAGGCGATCCTCGCTGCGCTGTACGCCCGTGAACGCACCGGACGCGGCACGCGGGTGGACGTGAACCTCCTCGAAAGCGTGATCGCGCTGGGGTCCTCGCAGGTGGGCCGTTACCTCGCCACCGGGGAAGTCCCTGTGCCCACCGGGAACGACCACCGGTCCATCGTCCCGTACGGCACCTTCCCCTGCGCGGACGGGTTCGTGAACATCGCCGTGGGCAACGACGCCCTGTGGCGACGCTTCTGCGCGGCGCTGGACGACCCTGACCTGGGCGCGGACGCCCGCTTCGCGACGAACGAGGGCCGCGTCACGCACCGCGCCGACCTCGACCATCTGCTGCTGCCTGCTCTGGCCCGCCACACCCGCGCCGACCTGATGACCCGCCTGGAGGTCGCGGGCGTCCCCTGCGGCCCCGTGAACGACCTGTCCGACGTCTTCAACGACCCGCACGTGCAGGCGCGCGGCGTCGCCGTCCCCGTCCCGCACCCCACCCTGGGCGAGACGACCGTCACCAGCCCCCCCTGGCGCTTCGGCGGCGAGGCCCTCCCCGTGCGCCGCGCGCCCCCCACACCTGGGCAGCACACCCGCGAGGTGATGGCGGAACTGGGCCTCAGCCCCGAGATCAGCTCAGCCGATCCAGTGCCCGCGCCAGATTGACCCGCGCCTGCCCCTCCAACTCCGCGAACTCCGGCGTGAGGTACAACCGCTCACGGTTCAGGAAGCCCCGCAGGACCGCCGCCCCCCCGGCACGGTACGCGTCCCCGGGCACATGGGCGTACTCCACGTGGATGGCCCGGTCGTACGCGTCGAACGCCTCCGGATCGGCCCCCAGGACACTCAGGTCGGCGTCTACGAACAGCGCCTCCGCCCGCGTGGTCACGGGAACGGTGTGCCGGGTCGCGAGGATCAACGCCCGCACCTCCGCCTGAAGCTCCCCGGACGCTCCCTGCGCGGCCAGCCACGCCCCGAACACATCCGCGCTGCGCACCTCGTTGTCCGCCGCGCGCGGATCGTAGATCAGGTCATGCCCCCACGCGGCAAGCGCCAGCGCGGGCGTCCACACCCCCCGCCCCTCCAGCAGCGCCCGCACATGCGCCCCGGTGTGGTACGCCCGGCCCGGTTCGGCGTAGAACGGCCCCGCGAACGCCTCGGCGGCGGTCAGCAGGGCCTGTTCGTGCGTCCCCATCACGGATTCATCCGATTCCCGGTTATCCAGAACCACACCGGATAACCGCGCCGAAAGCGCGTCCAGGAAGGGCTCTGGACGCTGCGCGGTTCCATCTCCTGAAGACCGTTTCTCATTGCCACTCCCTTCGGTCGACCCTCGTCTACGACTCACCGCAAGACTTACCCCAGCATCAGCGCGTGGAACTCTTCCATGATGTTCTCCGCGTCCGCCGTGGTCCGCGCCACCACGAAGATCGTGTCCTCGCCCGCCAGCGTCCCGATGATGTCATCCCGCCGCACCCGGTCCAGCACCAGCGCCACGCCGGTCGCGTGCCCGTCCGCCGTGCGGATCACGAGCATGTTCTCGCCCCGGTCGATGTCATGCACGAAATTCTGGAAGAGCCGCGCCAGTTCCTCCTGCGCGCCCACGTGCCCCGCCGTCTGCGCCAGGGCGTAGCGGTGGCGGCCCTTCCCGACGGGAAGGCGCACCAGCCGCAGCTCGTTGATGTCACGACTGACGGTCGCCTGAGTGACCCGGATGCCCTCGGCCTGGAGGCGCTCGACGAGTTCTCCCTGGGTGCTGACACTTTCGCGGGCGATGATGTCCTGAATGCGTTTCTGACGTTGTTCCTTGCTGAGCGTACCCGCCATTCCACACAGCATATGCATATGCACTGCATAATTCAATGACGGGCGTCCCGACGAGCAGAACCCCACCCAGCCCCTCACTGCGTGCTCACCCCCACCCGGCCTCCCCCCTCAAGGGGGAGGAGCAGACACAGCTTCAGCGGGCTGTGGGGAGGAGGCGTGCCGCCTCGGTCAGCAGGCGCTCGGCCACCTCGCGCTTGCTCACGCGCGGCCAGTCCTCATGCGACCCGTCCGCGCGGACCAGGGTCACCTGATTGTCGTCCCCGCCGAACGCCGTGCCCTCCCGCGTCGGGTAGTTCAGCAGGATGAAATCCGCGTTCTTCCGCTGCGCCTTGCCCGCCGCGCGCTCCACGCCCGCGTGCGTCTCCATCGCGAAGCCCACCAGCACCCGGTCCCCCTTCTCGCGGCCCAGCTCCGCCAGGATGTCCGGATTCGGCGTCAGGTGAACCGTCACGTCGCCCGCCACCTTCGCCTGCTTCTCGCCGCTCTGCGTGGCCGCGCGGTAGTCCGCGACCGCCGCCGTCATCACCACGATCCCTGCGTCCTGCGCGGCGTCCACCACCGCGTCCCGCAACTCCAGCGCCGACTCGATCCGCACCACCCGCACGCCCGCCGGATCCGGCAGCGTCACCGGGCCGGTCACGAGCGTCACGTCCGCGCCCCGGTCCCGGGCGGCCTCCGCGACCGCGA containing:
- a CDS encoding MFS transporter; translation: MSTPAPSPTAPGQAPPDRVTQATLLLLSALTVMSGATIAPALPAMQAHFADTPNAALLVKLALTILGIVIAVTAPLFGVLADRYGRRPVLLAALALYVIGGGSGLIAQSLGQVLLGRIVLGLAVAGTMTAAGALVNDLFSGAERGRFLSQQAAFTSFGGAVLLPLGGVLAAVGWRAPFFLYLAAALLLPLLLRLPRGIPGVAPDLTGPVQAPRWGAVTLVYALALGYMVVFYLMPAQGPFLLRALDASPGLTGLMLGSSTLMAAVTSLVFSRFAGRFDPRRLAGLGMVVVALGWLLVFRAPGLAVVEAGLLVAGLGGGLIFPNLYAWLADLTPPAWRGRVTAGMSSAVFLGQFLSPLLLAAPAGHEAQGFAAGAALAAGMGALLLVLSVWGRRTPVAPIPQQG
- a CDS encoding CaiB/BaiF CoA transferase family protein gives rise to the protein MTPDLPLSGVRVADFTRVLTGPLCTMLLGDLGADVIKVEPPGGDDTRAWGPPFQTGPDGARESSYFLSVNRNKRSVTLDLKAGEGLEAARRLIAGSDVLVENFRPGTLERLGLGWEDLHAAHPRLIYASITGFGLSGPYRDRAGYDVIAQGMGGLMSYNGEAGGEPLRVGVAVADVYSGALITQAILAALYARERTGRGTRVDVNLLESVIALGSSQVGRYLATGEVPVPTGNDHRSIVPYGTFPCADGFVNIAVGNDALWRRFCAALDDPDLGADARFATNEGRVTHRADLDHLLLPALARHTRADLMTRLEVAGVPCGPVNDLSDVFNDPHVQARGVAVPVPHPTLGETTVTSPPWRFGGEALPVRRAPPTPGQHTREVMAELGLSPEISSADPVPAPD
- a CDS encoding V-type ATP synthase subunit B gives rise to the protein MTLLQKEYNDVAYISGPLLFVNAASDLAYGAIVNIKDASGKLRGGQVISVTDQNAVIQVFEETRGLDLATASVSLVEDVARLGVSKEMIGRRFDGLGRPIDGLPAVVAEKRLSINGQPMNPAARAKPEEFIQTGISTIDVQTSLIRGQKLPIFSGSGLPHNELAAQIARQAKVPGHEGDFAVVFAAMGLTQREVSFFTQEFERTGALARSVLFLNKADDPAVERLLTPRMALTTAEYLAFEHGYHVLVILTDLTNYCEALREIGGAREEIPGRRGFPGYMYTDLASLYERAGVVDGKPGSVTQVPILSMPDDDITHPIPDLTGYITEGQIVVDRTLNSKGVFPPINPLPSLSRLQGNGIGKGKTRADHKNISDQLFAAYANGLDLRKLVAITGEDALTETDKLYLKFANDFETYFIGQGDQDRSIEDSLTVAWGILSKLPQSQLTRIGKDSIDKYYGTKMDEMWKGSRSTK
- a CDS encoding HD domain-containing protein, which gives rise to MGTHEQALLTAAEAFAGPFYAEPGRAYHTGAHVRALLEGRGVWTPALALAAWGHDLIYDPRAADNEVRSADVFGAWLAAQGASGELQAEVRALILATRHTVPVTTRAEALFVDADLSVLGADPEAFDAYDRAIHVEYAHVPGDAYRAGGAAVLRGFLNRERLYLTPEFAELEGQARVNLARALDRLS
- a CDS encoding V-type ATP synthase subunit D is translated as MAEQISPTRSALLASKASLKTASGGADLLKRKRDALIGEFFALVKDALAAREQLSGVSKGAYTSLFSAKAWDSPEAVESLSLAGSGDYQIDMQIDNLYGVKVPRISVPERAAQANFSPINVGARTIQAATDFGGVLEAIVKVAATETKLRRIGEEIKKTSRRVNALEQVVIPGIQDDIRFIRSVLDQREREAGFTQKKIKAKIEAKAKAAREAQNAQSHGSAAD
- a CDS encoding xanthine dehydrogenase family protein molybdopterin-binding subunit, whose protein sequence is MTTPPSPARTHLGRPRKIIDGLEKLVGRAPYVADRRVPGLLHARVVLSPYPHARIRGVDRAAALAAPGVHSVLLGEDLNVKPMHSRPSLLLAGDTVVFAGQPVALILADTEAQAADAAALLDVDYEALDAVEDAEAALAGGTLVWPEGVPKADGGMAGLHGGEAGAQAAREPSNVDEDRTFGRGDVDAALAGAAFTAGGTFRVAGVHQGYLEPHAVVAEPGARPGEVTVYTSTQGQYVVRGEVAGALGLRERDVHVVPLTVGGGFGAKYGIMDALVAAAALHARQPVRLVLTRSEDMLTTMPAPAIQVTLRLGADADGTLTALDADVLIENGAFRFGHGGIIATMLGGLYRCENVRVRARELLLNRAPVGAYRAPGVPQALFALESAVDDLTRQLGADPLEWRLRHAVQAGDPMGTGRSWPDIGLRDCLEAARAHPLWQSRHDLPKHEGVGLAVGGWPGAFSPAGAVCRVDTDGTVRLHVGSVDISGVHSSMVLIAAETLGVHPDDVEIVQGTTDSGPYAPNSGGSQVTISLSGAVLDASTQVRDQLLDLAARHFEAHRDDLELAGGQVLVRGIPDRAIPIGKLAAQAQRAPGGPGPLVAEGRAALKAGAPGFIAQLVHARVDPGTGAVTLLRSVAAQDVGFALNPLLVEGQIHGGSAQALGLGLLEGLDYAGGTLANPNFLEYAFPTSTDVPPLEALLVQRPSEHGPFGARVVGEPPVTAGAAALANAVREAAGVRVTELPVTAEAVWRLRQAQGGA
- the argR gene encoding arginine repressor, whose translation is MAGTLSKEQRQKRIQDIIARESVSTQGELVERLQAEGIRVTQATVSRDINELRLVRLPVGKGRHRYALAQTAGHVGAQEELARLFQNFVHDIDRGENMLVIRTADGHATGVALVLDRVRRDDIIGTLAGEDTIFVVARTTADAENIMEEFHALMLG